In Zingiber officinale cultivar Zhangliang chromosome 1A, Zo_v1.1, whole genome shotgun sequence, a genomic segment contains:
- the LOC122037910 gene encoding perakine reductase-like isoform X1 → MLCQEQMEKQDSFLVPKVKLGSQGLEVSKLGYGCMGLSGVYNDPVSDEVGVSIIKHAFDRGITFFDTSNIYGPCTNEILLGKALKDLPREKVQLATKFGVQSFSKDAIVINGEPEYVRASCEESLKRLGVDCIDLYYQHRVDTTVPIEETVGELKKLVEEGKVKYIGLSEASANTIRRAHAIHPISAVQLEWSLWTRDSEDEIITVCRELGIGIVAYSPVGRGFFAGKGVTEILPESSFLHAHPRFTGENLEKNKSLYSRLKMLSSKHHCTPAQLALAWVLHQGDDVVPIPGTTKTKNLDENIKSLKVKLDHEDMKEISEAVSKDEVAGYRSNAFIESFSWKHADTPPLNRTTLSAK, encoded by the exons ATGCTGTGCCAAGAACAAATGGAGAAGCAGGACAGCTTCCTCGTCCCTAAGGTGAAGCTAGGGTCCCAAGGCTTAGAG GTATCCAAGCTAGGCTACGGTTGCATGGGTCTCAGTGGAGTATACAATGATCCAGTGAGTGATGAAGTTGGAGTGTCCATCATCAAGCATGCCTTTGACAGGGGCATCACCTTCTTCGACACCTCAAACATTTATGGGCCTTGCACCAATGAGATATTGCTGGGGAAG GCCTTGAAGGATTTGCCAAGGGAGAAGGTTCAGTTGGCTACAAAGTTTGGCGTTCAGAGCTTCAGCAAGGATGCTATAGTCATCAATGGGGAGCCGGAATATGTTCGGGCTAGTTGTGAGGAGAGCCTCAAGAGGCTTGGGGTTGACTGTATTGATCTTTATTATCAACACCGGGTCGATACGACCGTGCCGATAGAGGAGACT GTCGGTGAGCTCAAGAAGCTAGTGGAAGAAGGCAAAGTGAAGTACATAGGGCTTTCAGAGGCAAGTGCTAACACAATTAGACGTGCTCATGCTATTCATCCAATTAGTGCAGTGCAGCTCGAGTGGTCGCTATGGACTCGAGATAGCGAGGATGAGATCATTACAGTTTGCAG GGAACTTGGCATTGGAATAGTCGCTTACAGCCCTGTTGGTCGGGGTTTTTTCGCAGGAAAAGGAGTCACAGAAATCTTGCCTGAGAGCTCTTTCCTG CATGCACATCCAAGGTTTACTGGAGAAAATCTGGAGAAGAACAAGTCTCTTTATTCAAGGTTGAAGATGTTGTCTTCCAAGCATCATTGCACACCTGCTCAATTAGCTCTCGCTTGGGTTCTTCATCAAGGAGATGATGTGGTTCCAATTCCTG GTACAACTAAGACCAAGAATTTGGATGAGAACATTAAATCATTGAAAGTTAAGCTCGATCATGAAGACATGAAAGAAATATCTGAAGCAGTGTCCAAAGATGAAGTGGCAGGTTATAGAAGCAATGCCTTTATTGAGTCATTTAGTTGGAAGCATGCAGACACCCCACCTTTAAACAGGACTACTCTTTCAGCAAAGTAA
- the LOC122037908 gene encoding 2-methyl-6-phytyl-1,4-hydroquinone methyltransferase 2, chloroplastic-like → MASSSASSRRASQPRFIQHKKEALWFYRLISIAYDQILNPPHWNEDMRDDALEPADLHHPELKVVDVGGGTGFATLGIVKHVHPENVTILDQSPEQLAKARQKEALKDCTIIEGDAEDLPFPTDSVDRYVSAGSIEYWPDPQRGIMEAYRVLKAGGIACIIGPVYPTFWLSRFFANVWMLFPKEEEYVEWFEKAGFKDVKLKRIGPKWYRGVRRFGLIIGCSVTGVKTESGESPLQLGPKAEDVNRAVNPFVVIVRFVLGTTAAAYYVLVPVYMWIKDKIVPRGQPL, encoded by the exons ATGGCCTCCTCTTCCGCTAGCTCTAGGCGAGCATCGCAGCCAAGGTTCATCCAGCACAAGAAGGAGGCCTTGTGGTTCTATCGGTTGATCTCCATCGCGTACGATCAGATATTAAACCCGCCGCACTGGAATGAGGACATGCGGGACGACGCCCTGGAGCCAGCCGATCTCCACCACCCGGAGCTGAAGGTCGTCGACGTCGGCGGCGGAACCGGGTTCGCCACCCTGGGCATCGTCAAGCACGTCCATCCCGAGAACGTTACCATCCTCGACCAGTCGCCGGAGCAGCTCGCCAAGGCGAGGCAGAAGGAAGCCCTCAAGGACTGCACCATCATCGAGGGGGACGCCGAGGACCTCCCTTTCCCGACGGACTCCGTCGATCGCTATGTCTCGGCGGGAAG TATCGAGTATTGGCCTGATCCACAGCGCGGAATCATGGAGGCATACAGAGTGCTGAAGGCCGGAGGGATCGCCTGCATCATCGGCCCTGTTTACCCGACCTTCTGGCTCTCGCGCTTCTTCGCCAACGTGTGGATGCTCTTCCCCAAGGAGGAAGAATACGTGGAGTGGTTCGAGAAGGCCGGTTTCAAGGATGTGAAGCTGAAGAGGATCGGCCCGAAATGGTATCGCGGCGTGCGGCGCTTCGGCCTCATCATCGGCTGCTCTGTGACAGGGGTCAAGACAGAATCCGGCGAGTCTCCTTTGCAG CTCGGTCCGAAGGCTGAAGACGTGAACAGGGCGGTGAATCCCTTCGTCGTCATCGTGCGCTTCGTTCTAGGTACGACTGCGGCAGCATACTACGTGTTGGTGCCTGTCTACATGTGGATCAAGGACAAAATTGTGCCTCGCGGACAGCCCTTATAA
- the LOC122037910 gene encoding probable aldo-keto reductase 1 isoform X2 → MLCQEQMEKQDSFLVPKVSKLGYGCMGLSGVYNDPVSDEVGVSIIKHAFDRGITFFDTSNIYGPCTNEILLGKALKDLPREKVQLATKFGVQSFSKDAIVINGEPEYVRASCEESLKRLGVDCIDLYYQHRVDTTVPIEETVGELKKLVEEGKVKYIGLSEASANTIRRAHAIHPISAVQLEWSLWTRDSEDEIITVCRELGIGIVAYSPVGRGFFAGKGVTEILPESSFLHAHPRFTGENLEKNKSLYSRLKMLSSKHHCTPAQLALAWVLHQGDDVVPIPGTTKTKNLDENIKSLKVKLDHEDMKEISEAVSKDEVAGYRSNAFIESFSWKHADTPPLNRTTLSAK, encoded by the exons ATGCTGTGCCAAGAACAAATGGAGAAGCAGGACAGCTTCCTCGTCCCTAAG GTATCCAAGCTAGGCTACGGTTGCATGGGTCTCAGTGGAGTATACAATGATCCAGTGAGTGATGAAGTTGGAGTGTCCATCATCAAGCATGCCTTTGACAGGGGCATCACCTTCTTCGACACCTCAAACATTTATGGGCCTTGCACCAATGAGATATTGCTGGGGAAG GCCTTGAAGGATTTGCCAAGGGAGAAGGTTCAGTTGGCTACAAAGTTTGGCGTTCAGAGCTTCAGCAAGGATGCTATAGTCATCAATGGGGAGCCGGAATATGTTCGGGCTAGTTGTGAGGAGAGCCTCAAGAGGCTTGGGGTTGACTGTATTGATCTTTATTATCAACACCGGGTCGATACGACCGTGCCGATAGAGGAGACT GTCGGTGAGCTCAAGAAGCTAGTGGAAGAAGGCAAAGTGAAGTACATAGGGCTTTCAGAGGCAAGTGCTAACACAATTAGACGTGCTCATGCTATTCATCCAATTAGTGCAGTGCAGCTCGAGTGGTCGCTATGGACTCGAGATAGCGAGGATGAGATCATTACAGTTTGCAG GGAACTTGGCATTGGAATAGTCGCTTACAGCCCTGTTGGTCGGGGTTTTTTCGCAGGAAAAGGAGTCACAGAAATCTTGCCTGAGAGCTCTTTCCTG CATGCACATCCAAGGTTTACTGGAGAAAATCTGGAGAAGAACAAGTCTCTTTATTCAAGGTTGAAGATGTTGTCTTCCAAGCATCATTGCACACCTGCTCAATTAGCTCTCGCTTGGGTTCTTCATCAAGGAGATGATGTGGTTCCAATTCCTG GTACAACTAAGACCAAGAATTTGGATGAGAACATTAAATCATTGAAAGTTAAGCTCGATCATGAAGACATGAAAGAAATATCTGAAGCAGTGTCCAAAGATGAAGTGGCAGGTTATAGAAGCAATGCCTTTATTGAGTCATTTAGTTGGAAGCATGCAGACACCCCACCTTTAAACAGGACTACTCTTTCAGCAAAGTAA